TACCGGACGGACGGAAGCGGATGACCACGATCAGCACGATGGCATACATCAGCATGTTGATGCCGGGCAGGATGGCGGCAAAGTTTGCACGCAGCAGTTCGCTCAGCGGGATCATGATGAGGCCGCCGATCAGCGGGCCTTCGATGTAGGCGGCGCCGCCCACGACTGCCGGCAGCACGATCTCAGTGGACTTGGACTGGATCATAATATCGGGGTCGATGTAGCGGATGTAGCTGACGTAGAAGAAGCCGACCAGACCGGCAATGATAGCCGAAATGACAACGGCAATGACCTTGTACTTGGTGGGGTTGATGCCGATGGCGGCGGCTGCGTCCTCATCCTCGCGGATGGTGCGCAGCGCAAAGCCCAGCTTGGAGCGGCCGATCTTCTTCATGATGAGGTAAACGCCCACCATCATGATGAAGCCGATGTAGTAGTACGGCACCTTGCTGGTAAAGCGGAACTGCGCAAAAGAGTCCTTGCCGAAGGGCAGGCCCACACCGGATGCGCGGCCGAAGAACTCCGAGTTGATGATGAACTGACGGATGGACTCGGCAAACGCGATGGACACCAGCGTGAAGTAGGGGCCGCGCAGGATCAGGCTGGGGAAGAAGATGACACCGGCCACAACGCCCACAACGAGCATATCCAGCACAGCGGCCACCCAGGGGTTCATGCCCGTCTTTGTGACCACCAGACAGCACACATAAGCACCCAGACCCATGTAAGCGGCCAGACCCAGCGAGTTCTGGCCGGTGATGCCGCCCAGAATGTTCCACGCCATGGACAGGGTGGACATATAGAAGGTGAGAACGAAAATGTTGATGATGTAAGGTTTATCCACGACCAGCGGGATCGCTGCGAAGATGGCGACGATGATAGCCAGAACGATCGCCAGATTGCGGTGATAGGTTTTAACTGCTTTTCTGGTATCCATCTTATCGCCTCCTCAGAATCATGACCTGACGCACGACCAGAATGATGATGAAGGTGACGAACACGATCATATCACTGTAGGACGGGCTGATGAACAATGCACTCATCTGCTCCAGCAGGCCCAGGAAAATACCGGCGAAGAATGCGCCGGGGATGGAGCCCAGACCGCCCACGACCACGACGATCAGTGCGCGGAAGCCGAAGCTTGCGCCTGCGGTGGGATAGATGGTGTAGAACTGGGTCAGCAGAGAGCCGGCGATACCGGCCAGAGCAACGCCCAGACCATAGGTCAGGATGTAAATTTTCTTGACGTTGATGCCCACGACCTCAGCACCAATGGGGTTCTGGGATACGGCGCGGATCTGCTTGCCGGTGGTGGAATACTTGAGGAAGGCAAACAGTGCAATGGCAACCACGATCAAGATCAGGAAGCTGACCAGACGCGGCAGCGCAATGGTGACCGGGCCAAGCGGGATATAGGTCTGCGAATAAGGGGTAATGATCTTATAATAGGTGGAACCAAAGATGACCAGAGCGCCGTTGGTGAGCAGCAGGCCCAGACCGACGGTGAGGAACAGCAGGTTCGTAAAGCTCTTGGTCTTGAGCGAAGGGGTGATCAGAGTGGACTGGATCAGCGCACCCAGACCGAACATGAGCACTGCAACGATGGGAAGGGCTACATAGGGGTCCACCCCAAAGTAGGTATACAGAACATAGGTGATGTACATGCCCACCATCAACATTTCGCCGTGGCAGAAGTTGACGATGTTCATAACACCGAAAATGATGTTCTGGCCCATACCCATCAGGGAGTAGAAACCGCCCAGCAGGATCCCGTTTACCAGTGCTTGCAAAAAGACTTCCATTGACATCCTCCCGTTCTAAGCATCAGGCGATGGGAACAGATGATGCAAAAACTGCACGCTGCATCCGCCACCGGCCCGTACTCGTGATTGAAAACCGCCCTTGTGGACTCCATTTCCTCCCTTCTGCTCGTACAATTGGTATATCATCTGTATTGTAACGTAAGTGCAGCCTGTATACAAGATATTATTTCTACCAAACTTTGTCATGAATTTATATGGAAAGTGCTAGAATATTCCAGAGTTTTTGGTGTGCAAGCCAATTTACGCAGTTAAAAATGGAGGATTGATGTCTCATTGACATAATTTTGTTACTATTTCAGGCCGGAAATTTACGGAAAATGCAGAAAAACCCGGCAGAAGAGCACCTGAACGTGTTCCCCTGCCGGGCTTTTTATCCATAAAATGGCATGTGGTATTCAAGATGAAGGCGCGCCGCCGCCCTGTTTCCGCCGCTGGCGGCGGTCAGCTCAGCTGCAATTCCCGTGCGGGTCAAATTAAAAATCCCCCGAGCGAATGCAGCGGCCGCAACCACATTAGACATTCCTACAGGATGGGACTTGCAACAACGACGACCGCGGCCAGTGGCCGATGCAGGGAGGAGTTGTTGGGGCAGCGGCCAGCAAGACGCAAGTGCCGCCCAAGGCACGCGCGGATGCTGGGAGCCGCAACCCGGAGCACTAAAAAAGAGCCCACTGGGCTCTTTTTTGCCGCCTGCGGGCGGCCGTGTTCCTTCGATTCCTCGTACGGGTTGCATGAAACAGCCACCACATTAGACATTCCTACAGGATGGGACCCGAACACTAAAAAAGAGCCCACTGGGCTCTTTTTTGCCGCCTGCGGGCGGCCGTGTTCCTTCGATTCCTCGTACGGGTTGCATGAAAAAATCCCTGATCCTAAGATCAGGGATTTTATTCATGACCCGTACGGGAATCGAACCCATGTTACAGCCGTGAAAGGGCCGTGTCTTAACCGCTTGACCAACGGGCCTTAGAAATACAGAGCTTCGCTAAAACCTCCGACTTCCATCGTCCACTACTGCAGACGACCGTCCCCCTAACCTTAGCGAAACTCTGTAAAAGTGGTAGCGGTAACTGGATTTGAACCGGTGACACTTCGGGTATGAACCGAATGCTCTAGCCAACTGAGCTATACCGCCACATATTGTTTGTGCACTTGAACAGTGCTCTATTATTATACCCACAGATACCCCTTTTGTCAACACATATTTTTAAAAAAATCATATTTTTTCGTGTCGTCCAAAATACAAACGGAGATACGTAAAAATCCCGCTTTCCATTGAATAGAAAGCGGGATTTTTCAACCATTTATCCGAGCCTTGTGGAAAAGCCGGTCAATTCTTCAGCCCTTCTTGTGGGTGGGGACCATGACCTTCAGGCCGCCCATATACGGCTGCAGCACTTCGGGGATGGTCACGGTGCCGTCGGCCTGCAGATGGTTCTCCAGGAAGGCGATCAGCATACGCGGAGGTGCCACGCAGGTGTTGTTCAGGGTGTGGGCCAGATAGGTCTTGCCGTCCTTGCCCTTCACGCGGATGTGCAGGCGGCGTGCCTGTGCATCGCCCAGGTTGGAGCAGGAGCAGACCTCGAAGTACTTCTGCTGGCGGGGGCTCCATGCTTCGATATCGCAGCTCTTCACCTTCAGGTCGGCCAGGTCGCCGGAGCAGCAGTTCAGCTGACGCACCGGGATCTCCATGCTGCGGAACAGCTCCACAGAGTTCTTCCACAGCTTCTCGTACCAGTCAGCGCTCTCGTCGGGGCGGCAGACCACGATCATTTCCTGCTTCTCGAACTGATGGATGCGGTAAATGCCGCGCTCCTCGATGCCGTGAGCGCCCTTTTCCTTGCGGAAGCAGGGGCTGTAGGAGGTCAGGGTCAGGGGCAGAGTGGCCTCGTCCAGAGTCTGGTCGATGAAGCGGCCGATCATGGTGTGCTCGCTGGTACCGATCAGGTACAGGTCCTCACCCTCGATCTTATACATCATGGCATCCATTTCCGGGAAGGACATGACACCCTGCACCACGTTGCCGTGCATCATGAAGGGAGGGATCACATAGGTGAAGCCCTTGTTGATCATAAAGTCGCGGGCATAGGCCAGCACAGCCTCGTGCAGGCGGGCGATGTTGCCCAGCAGATAGTAGAAACCGTTGCCGGCCACGCGGCCTGCAGCGTCCATATCGATGCCGTCGAAGCTCTCCATGATCTCGGTGTGGTACGGAATGGGGAAATCGGGCACCACAGGCTCACCAAAGCGCTGTGCTTCCACGTTGTAGGTATCATCCGGGCCGATGGGCACGCTGGGATCGATCATCTGCGGAATGGTGTACATGATCTCCTGAATGCGTGCGGACAGGGTCTCTTCTTCCTTTTCCAGCTCAGCCATCTTGTCGGCGTCGGCCTTGACGGCGGCATTGTTGGCATCGATCTGAGCCTGCAGCTCAGCCTTCTGTGCCTCATCAGTGCACTTCTTCAGCTGGCCGAACAGGGGGCCGTTGGCCTTGCTCAGCTTGTTGCGGGCAGCCTTGAGGGCTTCCACTTCCTTCAGGCATGCGCGGTACTTGGCATCCTTCTCGATGACCTCGTCCACCAGCGGCAGCTTTGCGTCCTGGAACTTCTTCTTGATGTTTTCCTTGACAGCGTCCGGGTTTTCACGGACAAATTTGATATCAAGCATGATTGACTCTCCTTGCTCTATTTCGGTTCGCACAGAAGATCCCCTCCCCTGTGCCGTTCAAAGACGGTCGCCCGCCTTGGATCGCTTTATTCTTCGTTCTGGTACTGTCCCAGCAGGTTGGCAAAGGCCCGCAGCTGCTCGTCTGAATAGAAATGCACGGTCAGCTTGCCCTTGCCGTCGTGGTAGGCCACGTTCACCTCGCTGCCCAGCACCTGCTTGAGACTTTCTTCCACCTCCACCGGCAGAGTGCCCCGCGGCTTGGGTTCTCTGGGCTCCTTTGCGGGCTTTGCCAGCTTTTTGCACAGCGTCTCGGCCTGACGCACGTTCAGCTGGTTGTCCGCAATGATCTGCGCCGCCTGCTCCTGCAGCTCCGGTGTGGGCAGGCTCAGGATCACCTTTGCGTGGCCGATATTGATAAAGCCGCTTTTCAGCAGTTCCAGCACGTTTTCCGGCAGGTTCAGCAGGCGCAGGCTGTTGGCCAGTGCGCTGCGGCTCTTGCCCAGCTTCTGTGCCGCCTGCTCCTGCGTCAGGCCGCAGCGGGTCATCAGCTCCCGGATGCCGGTTGCTTCTTCCACCGGGTCCAGATCCTCGCGCTGCAGATTTTCCACCAGAGCCAGCTCCATGGCCTGCTCGTCGCTGACCTCCTTAATGACCACCGGCACATCGTTCAGCCCTGCCATGCGGCAGGCACGCCAGCGGCGCTCACCCGCCACGATGCTGTAGCCGCCGCGCGGGCGCGGACGCACCGCGATGGGCTGCAGCAGACCATGCTCTGCAATGCTGGCCGCCAGCTCGCCCAGCGCCTGTTCGTCAAAGGTCTTGCGCGGCTGTTCCGGGTCCGGTTCGATCTCACGCAGAGGCAAGGTGTCTACCTTTGCTCCGGACTCAAAAACCGGGGCGGCATCTTCAAACAGACTGTCCAGCCCGCGGCCAAGTCCTCCTTTTCCTCTTGCCATTCATGTTCCCCCTGAGGTTTAATCTTCCAGAGCATTTTTCGTCTGCTCTGCGACGGGTGCACTTTTTCTGTGGGCCTTTTTGGGCTCGTGCGGGCGGTTGTTCTTGACAAATTCGATTGCCAGATCCATGTATGCTTCGCTGCCCTTGCCCTTGGGCTCATAGAAATTGATGGGCTGGCCGTAGCTGGGTGCCTCCGAAATGCGGATGGAGCGCGGGATGGTGGTCTTGTACACCTTGGAGCCGAAATACTTCTGCACCTGCTCCACCACCTGCACGGTCAGGTTATACCGCAGCGAGAACATGGTGAACACCACGCCCTCGATATCCAGATACGGATTGTACTTTTTGCGAATGGTCTTTAAGGTGCTGATCAGCTCCGAAAGACCCTCCAGCGCGTAATACTCACACTGCACCGGAATGAGAACGCTGTCGCAGGCACTCAGGCCGTTCAGGGTGAGCAGGTCCAGACTGGGCGGACAATCGATAAAGATGAAGTCATAGTCCTTCTGCACCTCGGCCAGCGCCTTGCGCAGGCGGCTCTCACGAGCGGGCAGGTCGATCATTTCCAGACTGGCACCGGCCAGACGGGTGTTGGAGCCGATGACATCGGTGCGGTACTCGGTCTTACGGATGGCCTCGGATGCCCGCGCCTCACCGATCAGGATCTCGTAGGTTCCCTTTTCCACGCTGCGCTTCGGGATGCCGTAGCCGGTGGTGGTATTGCCCTGCGGATCAAGGTCTACGATGAGCACCCGCTTGCCCAGCGCCGCAACGCAGGACGACAGGTTGACGGCGGTGGTTGTTTTGCCAACGCCGCCCTTCTGGTTCGCAATTGCTACAATTTTTGCCACGCACAATTCTTCCTTCCGGGAAAATTTAATTGTTCCATGTGGAACATTCGCAGTCATGCCCGCCGGTTTCCCGTCCATACAGGCACCTTAACACCTAGTATAGCACATCCAAATCGGTTTTTGAACCATCTGAAGCGTTTTTCCGCTGGATTTTTAACTTTTAGAGGTGGGAAAATCAAAAACTGCACTGTTTCGGGAGACAAAACAAACGATTTTGAATGCGCGCCGGGAAGCTGGCTAGCCCTCTCAGTCAAGCCCTGTCGGGCTTGCCACCTCCCTCATAAGGGAGGCTTTGGCAGTACGGTAAAGTTTCTGGGCAGACCACAAAGCTTGCGGTTTCGCCAGAGGCTCCCTCTTTGAGGGAACTGTCGCGCAGCGACTGAGGGGCTTCCAATCGGCGGAACACAAAAAATCCTTTAGCGAAGCGACTTGGATTTTTTGTATGGAGCCCAACAGCTTTGGGGTTACTAGGGGCGAGCAGCCCCTAGTTCGTGCCTCCCGCGCCTCGAAAGTAGCGGGTGCTTTTCTGGTTCTCTTTTGGCACGCAAAAGAGAACGTACCCGGCGGCAATGCTTTAGCAAAAGGCATGAAACTTTAAACACGCGACTACGCTCTGCACGGGAGTTTCCTGTTCCACATGGAACAATTTTACCGTTCGGCGGCGGTGGTTGGGATGCGCACCGTATATTCGATATACCCGTCCTTCTCCTCCCGGTGGGCAGTGGCGGGCACACCATTATCGGTCATCAGACGGATGGCATGGTCGATGGTGTTCACAAAAATACGCACATCCTTGACCATCGAGATGCGGTGCCTGCCTTTTGCAGGGGTGTTGAGCAGCTGTTCAATGTAGAGGTCGGTCTGCCGGGCGTTCATGCGGCGCTTGGCAATGTTGATCAATGCTTCACTGCGGCGGTTCTCCGGCAGACGCAGCACCGCCCGGGCATGGCGCTCGGTGAGGCTGTTGTCCAGCACGAACTGCCGCTGGTCGGCGTTCAGCTGCAAAAGCCGCAGCTTGTTGGCAAGGGTGGGCTGCGCCATGCCCAGACGCTTGGCGGCTTCGGCCTGGGTGCAGTCCCACAGCACCATCACATCCTTTAAGCCCTGCGCCTGCTCAAAGGGGTTCAGGTCGGCCCGCTGGATGTTTTCCAGCAGACCCAGCGCGGCGGTGCGCTCATCGTCGTAATCACAGAGGATGGCAGGGATGGTGTTCATTTTAGCAAGGCGGCAGGCACGGAGCCGCCGCTCCCCGGCTACCAGCTCGTAGCCTCCATCCGACACTTTTCGCACCGAGATGGGCTGCAGCAGACCATTTTCACGGATGCTCTGGGCCAGCGCAGCCAGCTCCTGCTCGCTGAACTCCCGCCGTGCCTGAAACGGTGACGGCCTGATCTGATCGATGGGCAGGAAATAAATCTTGCCCGCCTGCTTTTTGCGTTCAAACATGGATACACGGCTCCTTTCGCGTGGTGGATGGGTTTTGTTTTTCACATTTTCCCGGGAAAGCGTGGAAAACTCAGGCTTCAGGCACAGTGTATCACACAAATAAAAACCCTGCCAGAAGTTTCGTTCGGCAGGGTTTTACAAAATTCTATCGATATTTCGTTATTTCAACGGGCTTTTCGCAATTTTTCCGCCGTTTCTGGGGTAGGCTGTCGGAGTCTGCGAAATCTTTTTGCACAGGATCAGGGTGCGGGTGTCGCCGCCCGGAAGGTGCAGAGTGCGGGTCTCTTTGTACTCGCCGCCCAGCTTTTTGATGGCACCGCGCGCTGCGGCCAGTTCTTCCTCACCGGAAGAGCCCTTCATGGCAAGGAAGTTTCCGCCTACCTTTACCAGCGGCAGGCAGTATTCGGCCAGCATGGGCAGCGCAGCCACAGCCCGGGCAGATGCCAGATCAAACTGTTCACGCCACGCCTTGCGGGCGGCTTCCTCGGCGCGCTCCTTTGCAAACTCCACGCCGGTCAAACCCAGCTGGGCACAGGCGTACTTCAAAAACTCCACCCGCTTGCCGGTGGGCTCCATCAGGGTCAGCTCCAGTTCCGGCTTGTAGATTTTGGTCACGATGCCCGGGAAGCCTGCGCCTGCGCCCACATCCACCATGCGGCCCGCCACTTCCGGCTGGCTGGCAAACAGCAGGCTGTCGAGGAAGTGCTTATCCTCGATCCCCTCGGGGTCGGTGATAGCGGTCAGGTTGACCTTCTGGTTGTAGTCCACCAGAATTTCGGCAAAGGCATCCAGCTGGTCCAGCTGGGTGCCGGTGAGAGTGATGTTCCATGTGGAACATTTTGCTTCAAGGCGCGGTTTATCGATCATACGCAGGTTTTCCTTTCTGTTATTCGCCGGTCAAGTGAACAAAGATCGGCTCGTGATGCACGGCAGGCAGGAAAGTTTCCAGCACATCTGCCGTTCGCAGCTTGAGCGAGGAGGTGTTGATGCAGGGGTGGCAGCCGAGGTACTCCCCTGCCTTTATGTCCTCATCCATCAGCAGCTGCACCTTATTTTCAGCATCATTGGCAAGGCCCATAATGGAGGAGGAGCCGGGCGTGCAGTCCAGATACTGCTCCATATCCTCGGGCGAGGCAAAGCTCAGGCGGGCAATGCCCAGCTGATGGGAAAGCTCTTTGGTTTTGAAGGGCTTGTCCCCGGGCATCATGAGCAGATAGAAGTTCGTCTTCTGCCGGTTGCACAGGAACAGGTTCTTGCAGACGGTGGCATTCAGGCAGGCATCGATCACATGGCAGTCCTCCATGGTGTCGGCCTTCATCCAGCCGTGGTCGGTGCGCCAGAATTGGATGCCCAGCTTGTCCAGCAGGTCATAGGTACGGATCTCTTTTTCCAGCCGCCCGGTGCAGTCGGCAGGACGGCCCTCGTAAAGCTTCAGTTCTTCCATTTTATTTTCCTCTCGCTGCCAGTGCAATGCTCAGCTGCGCCACATCGGAGGGCGATACGCCCGGGATGCGCCCCGCCTGACCGAGGTTCTTCGGCCGGATGCGGGCCAGCTTTTCGCGGGCTTCCAGCGTCAGGCCGGTCAGGTCGGAATATTCAAAATCATCCGGGATCAGGGTCTTTTCGTGCCGGGCCACGTCCCGGATCATCCGATCCTGCCGGGCAATGTAGCCCGCATACTTGATCTCGGTCTCCAGCCGTTCGGCCAGCATGGGGGTGATCTGCTCGCCCCAGCCGATGACACCGGCCAGCAGCGGATAGCTGATCTCCGGGCGGCGCAGCAGCTCTTCCGCAATGCCGCCCTCGGCAGCAGGGGCAAGACCGGCCGCTTCCATGGCGGTGCGCAGGTCTGCGGTGCGCAGATGCGTCTCGTGCAGGCGGCGGCGCTCCGCTTCCAGAATGCTCTGGGTGTGCTGGTACTTGGCCCAGCGGTCATCCTGCACAAGGCCGTATTCCCTGCCGATGGGGGTCAGCCGCTGGTCAGCGTTGTCCTGACGCAGGGTCAGGCGGTACTCGCTGCGGCTGGTCATCATGCGGTAGGGGTCCATGACCCCTTTGGTGACCAGATCGTCCACCAGCGTGCCCAGATAGCTGGTGTGGCGCGGCAGAATGAGCTGCTCTTTGCCCAGCGCATTGCGGGCGGCGTTCAGTCCGGCCAGCAGGCCCTGGGCGGCGGCTTCCTCGTAGCCGGAGGTGCCGTTGAACTGACCCGCACCGTACAGTCCCCGTACCACCTTGCTTTCCAGCGTGGCTTCCAGACTGGTGGGGTCCACGCAGTCGTACTCGATGGCGTAGGCCGGGCGCATGATCTCGATGTGTTCAAACCCTTTGATGCTGCGGTAGAAGGCGTTCTGCACATCCTCCGGCAGGCTGCTGGAGGCTCCCTGCAGATACATCTCTTCGGTGTTCTCGCCGCAGGGTTCCACAAAAATGGGGTGGCGGTCCTTGCCCGCAAAGCGCACCACCTTATCCTCAATGGAGGGGCAGTAGCGCGGGCCAACACCCTCGATCATGCCGCCATAGAGCGGGCTGCGCTGGATGTTATCCAGAATGATCCTGTGGGTCTCGGGGTTGGTGTAGGCGATCCAGCACTCCACCTTGTTGTGCATGGGTGCATCGGTCATAAAGCTGAAGGGCTGTAGCTCATTGTCCGGATCGCCGGGCTGGCATTCCAGCTTGGAAAAATCGATGCTGCGGCGGTGCACCCGGGCAGGGGTGCCGGTCTTGAACCGGCGCAGCGGCAGCCCGGCAGCCTTCAGGCTGTCGGTCAGGGCGTTAGCGGCGTGCATCCCGTCCGGGCCGGAGGCGTACCACGCATCGCCCACAAAAATTTTGCCGCCAAGGTTCGTGCCGGTGGCAATGACCACGCACTTGGCGCTGTATTCCCCGTTCAGCTGGGTCACAACGCCCTTCACACGGCCGTTCTCGGTCTCGATGCTCACAACCTCAGCCTGATGGATGGCAAGGCCGGGCGTGAGTTCCAATGCATGCTTCATATATTCATGGTAGCGCTTGCGGTCGGTCTGCACACGCAGGGCGTGCACCGCCGGGCCTTTGCCCTTGTTGAGCATCCGGCTCTGCAGATAGGTGGCATCTGCAGCAAGGCCCATCACGCCGCCAAGCGCATCCAATTCACGTACCAGCGTGCCTTTTGCCGTGCCGCCAATGCTGGGGTTGCAGGGCATGTTGCCAATGGCATCCAGACTCATGGTAAACACGGCCGTTCTCGCGCCCAGCGTTGCGGCGGCGTGAGCTGCCTCGATACCAGCGTGGCCGGCACCGATGACGATAACGTCATAATCTCCTAAGTGGTTCATATACTTTCGGGTTTCCTCTAACAAATGATTTAAAATGCCCTCCGTTTCACTCTGGGCATATTCAGCGGAAATACTATTTATATTTTGTAAATTGGAAAAATCTGCGGATTTTTCCAATTTACTTTTTCACAAAAAGGGGTCATAACGGGAAACGGCAGCTGCCGCGCTGGTTTCCTGCGGAAACGATTGCGTGGCGGGCAAGCATCCTAGCCCTCTCCGTCATGGCTTACGCCATGCCACCTCTCCCAAAGGGAGAGGCCTTGGCAAAGAGATGAAGTTTGCGTGGACTGCCAAAGGCTCTCCCTTTGAGCTGGCGCGTTAGCGCCTGAGAGGGCTAGGATGCTTGCCTGGGAGCAAACTCCCCCCTTCGCAGGATCACTTTCCCACGCAGAAACGTTCAAACACCTGTTCGATCACAGCTTCCGAGGCGTTCTCACCGGTCAGGTCGCACAGGGCGGCCAGTGCGTCGTCCACACAGACGGAAACGGCATCCAGCCCAAAGCCGCCTGCGGCAGCATCCAGTGCACCGGCCACAGCGTCCCGCGCACGCAGTGCGGCGGAAAGCTGACGCTGGCCGGACAGACTGGCGGCATGGGGGTCGATCTGGCTGGTACCCAGCAGGCGGGCCACCGCAGCGGAGATCACCTTGCGGCTCTCCTCTTCCTGACAGCACACCGGCAGCACCATGGCAAAGCAGGGTGCTATCCACTCTGCGTCAAATTGTGTCGGTTTATCCTCTTTGTTGATAAGTGCAATGGCTGGACGGCCTGTGCAACGCTGTGCAAGCTCCAGATCTTCCCGCGTGGGCGGCTCAGAGCCATCGAACACAGCCAGGATCAGGCCTGCCTCCTCCAGCTTTTTCCAGCTGCGGCGGATGCCCTCGGCTTCAATGGCATCTTCGGTCTCGCGCAGACCGGCGGTATCGAACAGATTCAGCTGGATATCCCCCAGCTGTACCGCCTGTTCCACCACGTCACGGGTGGTGCCAGCCACCGGCGTGACGATGGCCCTGTCGAACCCGGCCAGCAGGTTGAGCAGTGTGGATTTGCCCGCATTTGGTCTGCCCACAATGGCGCAGTCCACACCTTCGCGCAGGACGGTATCCGCCTGATAATTATGGATCAACTCGTCCAGCTCTGCCTTTACCCCACTCAGTACGCGGTGCAGATGGTCACCATCCAGCTCCGGCACATCTTCTTCGGGAAAATCCACCCATGCGGCAAGGTGAGCCTGAATGGCGGTAAGCGCTTCCTTCTGGGCACTGATCTTCTTTGCCAGCGCACCGCCCAGCGCGGCATTGGCCAGCGCGGCACCCTGACGGCCATCCGCCGAGATCAGGTCCATGACCGCTTCGGCCTGCGTCAGACCCAGCTTGCCGTTCAGGAACGCGCGGCGGGTGTACTCGCCGGGCGCGGCAGGCTGCGCACCGGCAGCAAGACAGGCTTCCACCAGACGGCGGGCCACGGCGCTGCCGCCATGGCAGGAAAGCTCCACCACGTCCTCGCCGGTATAGCTGTGGGGCGCGCGAAAAAACAGGGCCACCCCTCATCAAAGGCTTCGTCCCCTTCCCGGAATGTGCCGTACATGGCGGTGTAGCCTTTGGCATCCTCCACCTTTTTTGCGGCGTTGGCCGGGCGGAACACCCGGGCTGCTATGGGATAGCTCTCCGCACCGGAGAGCCGCACGACGGCAATGCCGCCTGCGCCCGGTGCTGTTGCAATGGCTGCAATGGTCGTTTCCTGCATGGTTTTTTCTGGCTTCCTTTCCGCGCCCGGTCTGGCCGCTTGCTCCCATCTGCCCACAGCAGCGAGACCAATACAGTTTCATTGTACCACGAAATGCTGCGGAATGGTACTGTTTTTTCAACCAATTCCCGGGAAACGGTTGAAAATCCGCCCGTTTCTCACACAAAAAAGGGGCTTTCCGTCCCAACACGGAAAGCCCCTTTTTACAAGAAACTGTTTTTTAGAACTTGGCGATATCCGCCGTGGTGATGGCCTTGCCAGGCAGCGTGCGTGCATCGGCATTCTCATTCAGGGCCAGCTTGCCCTCGCGCAGCAGCTGCACAGCCTTCTGGTGATCGGCAGCCTTCCAGTTGTTGCCCACGATCTTCCAGTTGTTGTTCACGTGCGGCTCAATGGTGCCGCCCTTCACGGTGCGGATGTACTCGCCCAGCAGCTCGCGGATGCCGCCCACGTCGCCACGCA
Above is a genomic segment from Faecalibacterium taiwanense containing:
- the rsmG gene encoding 16S rRNA (guanine(527)-N(7))-methyltransferase RsmG, with product MIDKPRLEAKCSTWNITLTGTQLDQLDAFAEILVDYNQKVNLTAITDPEGIEDKHFLDSLLFASQPEVAGRMVDVGAGAGFPGIVTKIYKPELELTLMEPTGKRVEFLKYACAQLGLTGVEFAKERAEEAARKAWREQFDLASARAVAALPMLAEYCLPLVKVGGNFLAMKGSSGEEELAAARGAIKKLGGEYKETRTLHLPGGDTRTLILCKKISQTPTAYPRNGGKIAKSPLK
- a CDS encoding branched-chain amino acid ABC transporter permease, which codes for MDTRKAVKTYHRNLAIVLAIIVAIFAAIPLVVDKPYIINIFVLTFYMSTLSMAWNILGGITGQNSLGLAAYMGLGAYVCCLVVTKTGMNPWVAAVLDMLVVGVVAGVIFFPSLILRGPYFTLVSIAFAESIRQFIINSEFFGRASGVGLPFGKDSFAQFRFTSKVPYYYIGFIMMVGVYLIMKKIGRSKLGFALRTIREDEDAAAAIGINPTKYKVIAVVISAIIAGLVGFFYVSYIRYIDPDIMIQSKSTEIVLPAVVGGAAYIEGPLIGGLIMIPLSELLRANFAAILPGINMLMYAIVLIVVIRFRPSGILGWYMNSKVKTFIDEKILKKPSLDVLEEYELMADKGGK
- a CDS encoding ParB/RepB/Spo0J family partition protein, with translation MFERKKQAGKIYFLPIDQIRPSPFQARREFSEQELAALAQSIRENGLLQPISVRKVSDGGYELVAGERRLRACRLAKMNTIPAILCDYDDERTAALGLLENIQRADLNPFEQAQGLKDVMVLWDCTQAEAAKRLGMAQPTLANKLRLLQLNADQRQFVLDNSLTERHARAVLRLPENRRSEALINIAKRRMNARQTDLYIEQLLNTPAKGRHRISMVKDVRIFVNTIDHAIRLMTDNGVPATAHREEKDGYIEYTVRIPTTAAER
- a CDS encoding ParA family protein, translated to MAKIVAIANQKGGVGKTTTAVNLSSCVAALGKRVLIVDLDPQGNTTTGYGIPKRSVEKGTYEILIGEARASEAIRKTEYRTDVIGSNTRLAGASLEMIDLPARESRLRKALAEVQKDYDFIFIDCPPSLDLLTLNGLSACDSVLIPVQCEYYALEGLSELISTLKTIRKKYNPYLDIEGVVFTMFSLRYNLTVQVVEQVQKYFGSKVYKTTIPRSIRISEAPSYGQPINFYEPKGKGSEAYMDLAIEFVKNNRPHEPKKAHRKSAPVAEQTKNALED
- a CDS encoding branched-chain amino acid ABC transporter permease, which produces MEVFLQALVNGILLGGFYSLMGMGQNIIFGVMNIVNFCHGEMLMVGMYITYVLYTYFGVDPYVALPIVAVLMFGLGALIQSTLITPSLKTKSFTNLLFLTVGLGLLLTNGALVIFGSTYYKIITPYSQTYIPLGPVTIALPRLVSFLILIVVAIALFAFLKYSTTGKQIRAVSQNPIGAEVVGINVKKIYILTYGLGVALAGIAGSLLTQFYTIYPTAGASFGFRALIVVVVGGLGSIPGAFFAGIFLGLLEQMSALFISPSYSDMIVFVTFIIILVVRQVMILRRR
- the serS gene encoding serine--tRNA ligase, giving the protein MLDIKFVRENPDAVKENIKKKFQDAKLPLVDEVIEKDAKYRACLKEVEALKAARNKLSKANGPLFGQLKKCTDEAQKAELQAQIDANNAAVKADADKMAELEKEEETLSARIQEIMYTIPQMIDPSVPIGPDDTYNVEAQRFGEPVVPDFPIPYHTEIMESFDGIDMDAAGRVAGNGFYYLLGNIARLHEAVLAYARDFMINKGFTYVIPPFMMHGNVVQGVMSFPEMDAMMYKIEGEDLYLIGTSEHTMIGRFIDQTLDEATLPLTLTSYSPCFRKEKGAHGIEERGIYRIHQFEKQEMIVVCRPDESADWYEKLWKNSVELFRSMEIPVRQLNCCSGDLADLKVKSCDIEAWSPRQQKYFEVCSCSNLGDAQARRLHIRVKGKDGKTYLAHTLNNTCVAPPRMLIAFLENHLQADGTVTIPEVLQPYMGGLKVMVPTHKKG
- a CDS encoding ParB/RepB/Spo0J family partition protein, which gives rise to MARGKGGLGRGLDSLFEDAAPVFESGAKVDTLPLREIEPDPEQPRKTFDEQALGELAASIAEHGLLQPIAVRPRPRGGYSIVAGERRWRACRMAGLNDVPVVIKEVSDEQAMELALVENLQREDLDPVEEATGIRELMTRCGLTQEQAAQKLGKSRSALANSLRLLNLPENVLELLKSGFINIGHAKVILSLPTPELQEQAAQIIADNQLNVRQAETLCKKLAKPAKEPREPKPRGTLPVEVEESLKQVLGSEVNVAYHDGKGKLTVHFYSDEQLRAFANLLGQYQNEE